In Myripristis murdjan chromosome 2, fMyrMur1.1, whole genome shotgun sequence, a genomic segment contains:
- the LOC115373471 gene encoding filamin A-interacting protein 1-like isoform X2 — protein sequence MVVDEQQRLTEQLNQQTVKVQELSASASQVQEELSSANARLQEEEHKVFRLETELRDQAGRYHQEQEAMTAKLTSEDAQNRQLRQKMSTLSRQLDELEETNKTLRRAEEELQELRDKISRGECGNSSLMSEVEELRKRVLEMEGKDEELIRMEDQCRDLNKKLEKEASQSRSLKAEVDKLNHRIMDLEKLEDAFSKSKQECSSLKSNLEKERTVSKVLSSELDVLKVRVKELEAAESQLAKTELTLKEDLTKLKTLTVMLVDERKTMAEKLKQMENKVQNSTGKLQAEQDKVTSVTEKLIEESKKALRSKAELEEKMCSATKDRDDLKAKLRAEEEKSKDLESKLSMMKKRLQSLETIEREYLRNKAKEEHIKTPIANRFQQEDNKVKDLTQEVERLRRKLKDMKVVEGDLLKNEELESLEKRFSNEQERARALMEELEISRKELSKYQLAEKKECSQEHVLYKRLREEEAKSSHLTREVAALKEKIHEYMGTEESICRMKNDHSTLQRKLTQQEVRNKELAREMETLTRELERYRRFSKSLRPGMNGRRFSDLHVSTKEVQTEPPDLLPPNCQTMPPLERAVVNGKLYDESESEDNANYSNELQLSKCSPTLINNVNNLNNNMRRARVPFLKNKESPHQVNGKVQPRQNGNHGDVVLTHSPGQPLHIKVTPDHGHNTAMLEITSPTTENTQSFTSTAVIPTSGGPPKQRITIIQNASISPTAKSVSPTTKSKGSPMSDGPCSPDRALSPFTMSTYSRAMTPDSSGSVTPDRAMSPIQIVSVTTGTPDRSLSTEPVEVVGGHAIFRVTPERQSSWQVQRSNSSGPNVITTEDNKIHIHLGSPFIQSISSPTQTLSPCHTPGLQEQRTQVLSNCSAPAAKGNSKITSSIMIKPTSTPIQRPSQITIPIEAFRRPGPTRIPKPKGYSSPKGTNSTVANLRPQSKVQPPQGALPGGKDGTTPTPAANNNPNLVNRRL from the coding sequence ATGGTTGTAGATGAACAGCAGCGCCTCACTGAACAGCTGAACCAACAAACTGTTAAGGTCCAGGAGCTGAGTGCCAGCGCTTCACAAGTCCAGGAGGAGCTGAGCTCCGCCAATGCCCGTCTGCAGGAAGAGGAGCATAAAGTCTTTCGCTTGGAGACTGAGCTGCGTGACCAAGCCGGTCGATACCACCAGGAACAAGAGGCCATGACTGCCAAATTGACCAGTGAAGATGCCCAGAACAGGCAGCTGCGCCAGAAAATGTCCACTCTCAGTAGGCAGCTTGATGAACTAGAGGAGACCAACAAAACTCTACGTAGAGCTGAGGAGGAACTGCAGGAACTGAGAGACAAAATTAGTCGTGGTGAGTGTGGAAACTCCAGTCTCATGTCTGAGGTTGAAGAGTTACGGAAAAGGGTGCTTGAAATGGAGGGAAAGGATGAAGAGTTGATCAGGATGGAGGACCAGTGCAGGGACCTCAACAAGAAACTGGAGAAAGAGGCTAGCCAAAGCCGGAGCCTGAAGGCTGAAGTTGATAAACTCAACCACAGAATTATGGACTTAGAAAAACTAGAGGATGCTTTTAGCAAGAGCAAACAGGAATGCAGCTCACTCAAAAGCAACCTTGAGAAGGAGAGGACTGTATCAAAGGTTTTATCCAGTGAGCTAGATGTCTTGAAAGTCAGGGTCAAAGAACTGGAGGCCGCTGAAAGCCAGTTGGCAAAGACAGAGCTGACACTGAAGGAAGATCTTACCAAGTTAAAGACACTGACAGTCATGCTGGTGGATGAAAGGAAGACAATGGCAGAAAAGCTAAAGCAGATGGAGAACAAGGTTCAGAACAGCACTGGTAAACTTCAGGCTGAACAGGACAAAGTTACATCAGTCACAGAGAAGCTAATTGAAGAGAGCAAGAAAGCACTGAGGTCAAAGGCTGAACTGGAGGAGAAAATGTGCAGTGCTACCAAGGACAGGGATGACCTGAAAGCCAAATTGAGGGCTGAAGAAGAAAAGAGTAAAGACTTGGAGTCTAAGCTCAGTATGATGAAGAAACGGCTGCAATCACTAGAGACCATTGAAAGAGAATACCTGAGGAACAAAGCTAAAGAGGAACACATCAAAACACCCATTGCCAACCGCTTCCAACAGGAGGACAACAAAGTCAAGGACTTGACACAGGAGGTGGAGCGCCTTCGCCGCAAACTTAAAGACATGAAAGTTGTGGAAGGCGATCTCCTGAAGAATGAGGAGTTAGAGTCACTGGAGAAAAGATTCTCCAATGAACAGGAGAGAGCCAGGGCCTtgatggaggagctggagataTCCAGGAAAGAACTCTCAAAGTACCAACTGGCTGAAAAGAAAGAGTGCAGCCAAGAGCATGTCCTTTATAAACGTTTGAGGGAAGAGGAGGCAAAGTCAAGTCATTTGACAAGAGAAGTAGCAGCTCTCAAAGAGAAGATCCATGAATACATGGGAACAGAAGAGTCAATTTGCCGCATGAAAAATGACCATTCTACACTGCAAAGAAAACTGACCCAGCAGGAAGTCAGAAACAAAGAACTCGCCAGGGAAATGGAGACTCTCACTCGTGAGCTTGAGAGGTACAGACGCTTTAGCAAAAGCCTCCGTCCTGGCATGAATGGAAGACGCTTTTCAGACCTTCATGTTTCCACCAAGGAAGTCCAGACAGAGCCACCTGACCTCCTGCCACCCAACTGTCAGACCATGCCACCACTGGAACGAGCTGTGGTGAACGGAAAACTGTACGATGAGAGCGAATCTGAGGATAACGCAAATTACAGTAACGAGCTTCAGCTCTCAAAATGCAGCCCTACGCTCATCAATAATGTTAACAACCtaaacaacaacatgagaaGAGCCCGAGTCCCGTTCCTCAAGAACAAAGAGAGCCCCCATCAGGTGAATGGTAAAGTGCAACCACGGCAGAATGGCAACCACGGCGATGTGGTGTTGACCCACAGTCCTGGGCAGCCTCTGCACATCAAAGTGACTCCTGACCATGGACACAACACAGCCATGCTAGAAATCACTAGCCCAACCACAGAAAACACCCAGTCATTCACCAGCACCGCTGTGATACCCACAAGCGGAGGCCCCCCCAAACAGAGAATTACCATCATCCAGAATGCATCCATATCCCCCACTGCAAAATCTGTTTCCCCCACAACAAAGTCTAAAGGTTCCCCAATGTCTGATGGACCATGTTCCCCTGATCGGGCCTTATCACCCTTCACTATGTCCACTTACTCCAGAGCGATGACCCCCGACTCTTCTGGCTCTGTGACACCCGACAGAGCGATGTCACCGATACAAATTGTGTCGGTGACAACAGGCACCCCGGACCGGTCCCTCTCCACAGAGCCGGTAGAAGTTGTGGGAGGTCACGCCATCTTCCGCGTGACCCCTGAAAGGCAGAGCAGCTGGCAGGTCCAGAGGTCCAACAGCTCAGGGCCAAATGTCATCACCACAGAGGACAACAAAATTCACATTCACTTAGGGAGCCCCTTCATTCAGAGCATCAGCAGTCCAACACAAACGCTGAGTCCATGCCACACACCTGGGCTCCAGGAGCAGAGGACTCAAGTGCTGTCCAATTGCAGTGCCCCTGCTGCCAAAGGCAACAGCAAAATCACAAGTAGCATCATGATAAAGCCCACCTCCACCCCTATCCAAAGGCCATCACAAATTACA